In Anaerotignum faecicola, a genomic segment contains:
- a CDS encoding DegV family protein yields MAEYQIFSDGACDIGFAKAKELGIGLIPFYISIDHETYYKEIQEISLEEYFRYMTEEKGYPKTSLPSIQDYMDAFRPALEAGKDIICITMTRTLTASLESAVTAKSMLEEEFPHAQIHVINSWVATGAQALLLMEMARMQKNGKSLNEVITYAEKAREDARIHFMVGDLSYLEIGGRIGKVATISAGLLKIKPIIILKGGEISAGGICRARKKGLTQIASITAKHFKETGENPAHYIAMPGTNTIWDDMDSFYALLQETVPGMEFLPPFQIGATISTHTGPGTTGFCFVKKYEYYHI; encoded by the coding sequence ATGGCAGAGTATCAAATTTTCAGCGATGGTGCCTGTGATATCGGCTTTGCAAAGGCAAAGGAATTAGGAATCGGGTTGATTCCCTTTTATATTTCGATAGACCATGAAACTTATTATAAGGAAATTCAGGAAATCTCTTTAGAGGAATATTTCCGCTATATGACAGAGGAAAAGGGCTACCCCAAAACCTCCCTGCCCTCCATTCAGGATTATATGGATGCATTCCGCCCTGCCCTCGAAGCAGGCAAGGACATCATCTGCATCACCATGACGCGCACGCTGACCGCCTCTCTGGAATCTGCGGTAACGGCAAAATCCATGCTGGAGGAGGAATTTCCTCATGCGCAGATTCACGTCATCAATTCCTGGGTAGCAACAGGCGCGCAGGCCCTGCTTCTGATGGAAATGGCGCGGATGCAGAAGAACGGAAAATCTCTGAATGAGGTGATTACATACGCGGAAAAAGCAAGAGAGGATGCCCGCATTCATTTCATGGTCGGGGATTTAAGCTATCTTGAGATTGGCGGACGCATCGGCAAGGTTGCTACCATTTCCGCAGGACTTTTGAAAATCAAGCCCATCATCATTTTAAAGGGCGGCGAAATCAGCGCAGGCGGTATCTGCCGTGCCAGAAAAAAAGGACTTACACAGATTGCATCCATCACCGCAAAGCATTTCAAGGAAACCGGCGAAAATCCCGCACATTATATCGCAATGCCCGGCACAAATACCATCTGGGACGATATGGACAGCTTTTATGCTCTGCTGCAGGAAACGGTTCCCGGCATGGAATTCCTGCCTCCCTTCCAGATTGGCGCGACCATCTCCACCCACACCGGTCCGGGGACAACAGGCTTCTGCTTCGTCAAGAAATACGAATACTATCATATATAA
- a CDS encoding PIN/TRAM domain-containing protein, whose translation MKRVLELIISLIATAATYALMHVVLFMDLFKFQHKLPVYVPTVIAVIVGFIFYFLFATPLAGLLLKRLNQTEERLSKMNLKELSLSVIGCIVGLVLANLIGMAFNGFGALGTFIVVLLNILFGILGIRVARRKKDDVNVRTLKEVLMTTPPSTAEDSIYGRPKILDTSVIIDGRILDLLQTGFIEGKIIIPDFVLEELRHIADSADSLKRQRGRRGLDILNEIQKQLAVPVEIQSFHPGQQMEVDSMLLKMADSMDAFVVTNDFNLNKVAEFQGVRVLNINELSNAVKPVVLPGEEMVVTIIKAGKEAGQGVAYLNDGTMIVVDGGSKHIGETITVIVTSVLQTAAGRMIFTKMIAAA comes from the coding sequence ATGAAACGAGTATTAGAGCTGATTATAAGCTTGATTGCAACAGCGGCGACCTATGCGTTAATGCATGTAGTGCTTTTTATGGACTTATTCAAATTTCAACATAAATTGCCGGTATATGTACCTACGGTGATAGCGGTAATTGTCGGATTTATATTTTATTTTCTATTTGCTACGCCATTGGCAGGTCTGCTCCTGAAACGGCTGAATCAGACAGAGGAACGCCTTTCCAAAATGAATTTGAAGGAGCTTTCGCTTTCCGTTATCGGCTGTATTGTCGGGCTGGTTCTGGCGAACCTCATCGGCATGGCATTCAATGGCTTTGGCGCACTTGGCACGTTTATCGTGGTGCTGTTGAACATCCTGTTCGGGATTCTGGGGATTCGCGTTGCCAGAAGAAAGAAGGATGATGTGAACGTGCGCACGCTGAAGGAGGTGCTGATGACAACCCCTCCCAGCACGGCGGAGGATTCCATTTACGGCAGACCGAAAATTCTGGATACCAGTGTTATCATTGACGGAAGAATTCTGGATTTGCTGCAAACAGGCTTTATCGAAGGGAAAATCATCATCCCTGATTTTGTTCTGGAGGAGCTGCGCCATATTGCGGATTCTGCGGACAGCCTGAAGCGTCAAAGAGGGCGCAGAGGTCTGGATATTCTGAACGAAATTCAGAAGCAGCTGGCAGTTCCTGTAGAAATTCAGAGCTTTCATCCCGGTCAGCAGATGGAGGTGGATTCCATGCTGCTGAAAATGGCGGACAGCATGGATGCCTTCGTGGTGACGAATGACTTTAACCTGAATAAGGTTGCGGAATTTCAGGGCGTGCGTGTGCTGAATATCAATGAGCTTTCCAACGCGGTGAAGCCTGTGGTTTTGCCGGGAGAGGAAATGGTGGTTACCATCATCAAGGCCGGCAAGGAAGCAGGACAGGGCGTTGCGTATCTGAACGACGGCACGATGATTGTGGTGGACGGCGGCAGTAAGCACATCGGTGAGACGATTACGGTGATTGTGACGAGCGTATTGCAGACAGCGGCAGGTCGTATGATTTTTACAAAAATGATTGCTGCGGCATAA
- a CDS encoding cupin domain-containing protein → MFFEGALRLTVDGVEYVVEAGEGIRYLANKPHIYECHGTQKTKICMVIYYDK, encoded by the coding sequence TTGTTTTTTGAAGGCGCACTGCGGCTGACTGTGGATGGTGTGGAATATGTGGTAGAGGCGGGCGAAGGGATTCGCTATCTTGCCAATAAGCCCCATATTTATGAATGTCACGGCACGCAGAAGACAAAAATCTGTATGGTCATTTATTATGACAAATAA
- a CDS encoding glycyl-radical enzyme activating protein, which yields MAMKGYLMQMQPFSVNDGDGIRTTIFLAGCPLHCKWCANPEGLRQHPVVGFYARLCIGCGACAAVCPKGIGIDLNAEREKCVSCGACVAACPKGARKALVSLADADEIIAEAAKHQLFYRNSGGGITFSGGEATAQPELLEYLSSRLYDMGFSLDIESCGYFEFERVRSSLERMDLIFMDLKHMDSALHEKFTGVPNERILENIKRLAELSARVVIRIPTIEGVNADEENIRKSGEFVKKYLPRAEMELLPYHKFGFGKYEALGMDLPDAAFGTPTKEKMEHLKGILREIGISLADFK from the coding sequence ATGGCTATGAAGGGTTATCTGATGCAGATGCAGCCGTTTTCCGTCAATGACGGGGATGGGATTCGTACCACGATTTTTCTGGCAGGCTGTCCGCTGCACTGCAAATGGTGCGCGAATCCGGAGGGACTGAGGCAGCACCCTGTTGTCGGCTTTTACGCAAGGCTGTGCATCGGCTGCGGCGCGTGTGCGGCGGTCTGTCCCAAGGGAATCGGCATTGACCTAAATGCAGAACGGGAAAAATGCGTCAGCTGCGGCGCATGTGTGGCGGCTTGTCCCAAGGGTGCAAGAAAAGCGCTTGTTTCTCTGGCGGATGCGGATGAAATCATTGCGGAAGCGGCAAAGCATCAGCTTTTTTACCGCAATTCCGGCGGTGGCATTACCTTTTCCGGCGGCGAAGCAACGGCGCAGCCCGAGCTTCTGGAGTATCTTTCCTCCCGTCTGTATGATATGGGCTTCAGTCTGGATATAGAATCCTGCGGTTATTTTGAATTTGAACGGGTACGCAGCTCTCTGGAACGGATGGATTTGATTTTTATGGATTTGAAGCACATGGATTCTGCCCTGCATGAAAAATTTACGGGCGTTCCCAATGAACGGATTCTGGAAAATATCAAGCGGCTGGCGGAGCTTTCGGCAAGAGTGGTCATTCGGATTCCGACGATTGAGGGCGTGAATGCGGATGAGGAAAATATCCGCAAAAGCGGCGAATTTGTGAAGAAATATCTGCCGCGCGCCGAAATGGAGCTTCTGCCGTATCATAAATTTGGCTTTGGGAAATATGAGGCACTGGGGATGGACTTGCCCGATGCCGCATTTGGAACTCCCACAAAAGAAAAAATGGAGCATCTGAAGGGGATTTTGCGGGAAATCGGCATTTCTCTTGCGGACTTCAAATAA
- a CDS encoding glycine radical domain-containing protein, producing the protein MGISNYLPTGKVLGATPDGRRAKDPINEGVSPYTGTDTSTCLAALRSSAKLNHDIHSGGTLLNLRLNHDLVATKRGRANLGAMLQSYFALGAFHVQFNTISNEVLKDAQAHPENYRDLLVRVAGYSTQFVNLSKSMQDSIMARNAHEEF; encoded by the coding sequence ATGGGTATTTCCAACTACCTGCCGACCGGTAAGGTGCTTGGCGCAACGCCAGACGGCAGAAGGGCGAAGGACCCTATCAACGAGGGCGTTTCTCCTTATACCGGCACAGATACCTCTACCTGCCTTGCGGCACTGCGTTCCTCCGCAAAGCTGAATCATGATATTCACAGCGGCGGCACACTGCTGAACCTGCGTCTGAATCACGATTTGGTTGCAACAAAGAGAGGGCGTGCAAACCTTGGCGCAATGCTCCAGTCCTATTTCGCACTGGGCGCATTCCATGTACAGTTCAACACCATTTCCAACGAGGTGCTGAAGGATGCACAGGCGCACCCCGAAAATTACAGAGATTTGCTTGTGCGTGTTGCGGGATACAGCACACAGTTTGTCAATCTGTCGAAATCCATGCAGGATTCCATCATGGCAAGAAACGCACATGAGGAATTTTAA